A single genomic interval of Lycium ferocissimum isolate CSIRO_LF1 unplaced genomic scaffold, AGI_CSIRO_Lferr_CH_V1 ctg3490, whole genome shotgun sequence harbors:
- the LOC132044086 gene encoding protein MAIN-LIKE 2-like, with translation MRGRSRLLRSSLHAHLRLVHLQHPIGEATPQVDVDRRARLYLLIIFGGIMFPNTSGADMSMRYLLFIEDLDQLGLYSWGAAVLSYMYRGFDRASMGERLEVAAFSPLLQIWVWTRLRPFQPIATHAPDDYVAEDMPYTRRWSRGCTSGVETHHVILRLGIS, from the exons ATGCGTGGACGGAGTCGGTTGTTGCGGTCCTCCCTCCATGCTCACTTGCGCCTCGTACATCTGCAGCATCCGATTGGCGAGGCGACGCCTCAGGTTGATGTTGACCGACGTGCTCGCTTATATCTtctcatcatattcgggggcatcATGTTCCCGAACACGTCGGGTGCGGATATGAGCATGAGGTATCTGCTCTTTATTGAGGATCTAGACCAGCTGGGATTGTACAGCTGGGGCGCCGCTGTCCTGTCTTACATGTATAGAGGATTTGATCGAGCCTCTATGGGCGAGAGGCTTGAGGTCGCTGCATTTAGCCCTCTTCttcag atatgggtgtggactaggttgagaccttttcagCCCATAGCTACTCACGCTCCCGATGACTATGTTGCTGAGGATATGCCATACACGCGGAGATGGTCGCGAGGCTGTACTAGCGGTGTGGAGACGCACCATGTCATTCTCCGTTTAGGGATCAGTTAG